The DNA window TCCGGCAGAAATAACCGTACTGTATTTTCTTATCTGGCACTGACGCGACGGCACTACGCCCGCGTCAGTGCTTTTTTTATCGGAGCAGAATTAACCTATGGACGATCGTAAACGGTATTGGGTTGGGGCCGGGCTGGTGCTGCTGTCGGCCTTCTGCTTTGCCTGCAAGGGTATTCTGATCAAGCTGGCGTTCCGCTACCCCGTCGACCCGATTGCGTTGCTGACCTTACGCATGGCCTTTTCACTGCCATTTTATCTGGCCATCGGCCAGTATCTGAAACGCATCGAAGGGCCGGTATCGCTATCACGCCGGGAGTGGGTAGCCTTAGCCGCCGTAGGTATTACGGGCTATTACTTCGCCAGCCTGTTCAATTTCATCGGCCTTGTGTACATATCGGCCAGTCTGGAGCGGATACTGCTGTTTATCTACCCAACCTTTGTACTGCTGCTCAACGCGGTTGGCTTCAGCCGACGGGTGACGCGACAGCAGGTAATTGCGTTGCTCCTCACCTATTCGGGCATCCTACTGGCGTTTGTGGGCAACATCGGCGCGTCAGCCCACACAAACGTAATGCTGGGTGCCTTCTGGGTTATTCTGAGCGGGCTCGTTTACGCGCTGTATCTGGTCGGTAGTGAGTCCGTCATGCGTCGGCTGGGCTCGCAGCGGTTCACGTGTTACGCTATGGTAGCGGCTACTGTCCCGACTGTACTGCACGGCGTCGTTGCGCACGGCGAGGGTCTGTTTCATTACCCAATGCCCGTATACGGCCTGGGTCTGATTATGGCAATTTTCGTAACGGTCGTCCCGACGTTTATGATGGCCGAGGGTATCCGGCGTGTTGGCGCAGGTAACACGTCGATCATTGCCAGTATCGGCCCCATTTTCACGATCGGCTTATCGACGGCTATCTTACACGAAGTTATCACCTGGCAGCAGGTTGCTGGTACAGGCCTTGTCCTGCTCGGTGTGTTTCTGACAAGCTGGAAAACTCCGAAAAAGCTACTTATATCATCAAATAAGTATAGAAATACAATTAACTGATTATGAGCTTATAATCGGCAACAATGCCGTTTTTCAATTTATCAACCTGTTTTCATTCCTAAATAAGAAGTTATTGGACCTTTTGATAACTTCAATCGGGTTCACAGAGGTAGAGATGCCTCTTTTGCTATTAAATTCACCAGTAGACTTCTTCTTGTCTCTCTCTTAATGACACCTGATATGGTTATGGAAAACGACAAACAAATTGATAAAGCAGCATACGTGCTGAAAGCCGTTGCGCACCCGCTACGCATCCGGATCATTCAGATGTTGAACGAAAGTACCGAGCTGAATGTGTCGACGATCTACAAGAACCTGAACGCCGAGCAGTCGCTGATTTCGCACCACCTGATCAACATGCGCGACAAAGGCATTCTCGATATTCGGCGGAGTGGAAAGAATATTTTCTATTTCCTCGTCGATACGGCCGTGGCAGAAATCATTGACTGCATCTACCGCAGCAAGATTATTCAATAGCGCCAACCACCCCGTAGCAGACAGCCCGGTTACTGACCATACGTTCTGGTCAGTAACCGGGCTGTGTGTTTATCCGGTTCAGTTAGTTGAACAGCTCACCGGGCCGCATGGGGGGCATTATACCCAGGTGGTGGTACGCTTTCTCGGTCGCTTCCCGACCGCGCGACGTGCGCTTCAGAAACCCTTCCTGAATCAGAAACGGTTCGTACACTTCTTCGATCGTCTCAGACTCTTCCCCGCAGGCGGTGGCAATGGTCGTTATCCCCACCGGGCCGCCCTTGAACTTCTCGATAATTGTCGACAGGATACGGTTGTCCATATCGTCGAGTCCGTTCTGATCGACGTCGAGCGCGCTCAGCGCGATCTCGGCAATGTCGACGTTGATGTAGCCGTTGCCTTTCACCTGCGCAAAATCACGGGTTCTGCGCAGCAAGTTGTTGGCAATACGCGGTGTACCCCGGCTCCGGCGGGCAATCTCATACGCCCCCGTCTCATCGATGGCCGTACCCAGAATAGCCGATGACCGCTGCACAATGCTGGTCAGCAGTTGCGCGTCGTAGTACTCAAGGCGGCAGCTGATGCCAAAGCGGGCGCGCAACGGAGACGTCAGCATACCGGCCCGGGTTGTAGCACCGATCAGCGTGAAGGGGTTGAGCTTGATCTGCACCGTACGCGCGTTCGGACCCGAGTCGAGCATAATGTCGATCTTGTAGTCTTCCATCGCCGAATACAGGTACTCTTCCACGATGGGGTTGAGCCGGTGAATCTCGTCGATGAACAGCACGTCGTTCGGTTGCAGATTAGTCAGCAGACCGGCGAGGTCGCTGGGTTTATCCAGAACGGGGCCGGACGTCATCTTGATGTTGGCGTTCAGCTCGTTGGCAATGATGTGCGACAGCGTGGTTTTACCCAGTCCCGGCGGGCCGTGGAGCAGCACGTGGTCGAGCGCGTCGCCCCGCTGCATAGCCGCCCGCACAAAAACTTCAAGGTTATCGAGAATTTTCGCCTGCCCGGTAAAGTCTTCAAACGACAGGGGGCGTAAAGCCCGTTCGATTTCTTTATCCGTTGCGGTCATGCCCTCGCCCGATCCTTTCATAATATCGTTTCGCATGGCTATTGTGTTGGTACAGAATCTCACTCAAAAAAGCCCTAAACAGCTGATTAAAGGCGGATTCACTTCCTTCAAATGTACAAAAAAACAGCCAGAAATCCAGCGTAAATCACGGCTATCCAACTGCGAATTACCACCTTTTTTTGAACGAAATAAGCCCTGCCGACCAGTCTATCTAAACTGGCCGACAGGGCTTTACCGGGTACTCAATTTCACTACCGCACGAGCAGCACAGACCCCCGCCTGACGATTTTGCCCCGTTCGGGAAACGACTCACTTTTATAACTAATGACGTATGGGTACAGCATGGATGGATAGTCGGAACCACGGTAGGTGCCGTCCCATTTCTGCTCAGGATTGGTCGACATAAAGATCACTTCGCCCCAGCGGTTATACACCCGCATTTCGTAGTCGGTGATGTAGTTGGAGAACACCTGGAACTGATCGTTGACGCCATCGTTGTTGGGCGAAAACGCATCCGGTGCGTTCACGCGTGGCTCGCACTGGTTAATAACACTCGCCGTTGCTGTCGCCGTGCAACCGAGCGGGTCGGTAACGCGCAGGATGTAGTTGCCGATCTGACTGACCGCCAGCACACGAGCCGTATCCGACAACGGTCGCCCATCGCTGCCAATCCACTGAAACTGTAGCCCACTGGCCCCGTTGGCCACCAGTTGGGTTCGTCCCTGATCGCCCACGCACAACGCAGCCTGCTGGGTTACCGCGAAGTTTGGCGCGGGTCGGTCAGCCACCTGTACGCTGCTGCTGCCTTTACAACCGGTCTGCGTATTCGTTACGGTTACGCTGTACGACCCCGGCTGACTGACGTTGATCGTGGGCGTCGTCGCGCCATTGCTCCATTGATAGACATTGCCGGTCAGGTCGCCCGTCACCAGCGATAGCGACACCCCCTGCCCGCTGCATTTGGGCGGGGCAGCGGCTAAGCGGGCGAAACCTGCACTGTCCAGCCTGACAACGATACTGTCCCGCCCGGCCCTACAGCCGTTGGCGTCCTGCACCTGCACATTATACCGGCCGGGCGCAGCTTTGTCAAAGACGGGCGTCGATGTAATCAGGTTGTTGTTCTGATCGAGCCACGAATAAGCTACGGCGGTACCACCTGATATGTTCAGGCTGATCGTTCCGCTGTTGGGTATACTACACAACGCATCACGCACATTCGGCGTTAGCGTCAACTGATTAGCGGTCGATTTAAGCTGGAACGCCGAGTCAACCTTACAGGCATGAATACTATCGGTAACCTGCACGGCGTACCGCCCTTCGATCAGGTTAGTCAGTTGCGAACGGCCCGGCAATACGGCCCCGTCGGTTCGGGTCCAGGCGTAGGTATACGTATAGCTGCCCGCTGGCGTAACGGTGAGCGCAATGGCTCCGTCGGCCGATGTACAGGACCGGGGCCCGGTCAGGGCCGCCTGCAAGCGAATCTGAGGCAGCTCGCTTACGCGGATCGTATCGCTATTTTCGCAGGTTGCGTTGTCGGTTGGGAACGTAGCCGTGACGCTGTATACACCCGCCACCGGCGCCGTAATTGTTTTGGTCGTGGCCCCCGTATTCCAGCGGAACGTTCGCCACACCTGTTGCGGTACCGTCAGCTCTACCGTCGATTTGTAACAGGTCAGCGTATCGGGGCCGAGGTTGAGCGAGGGCACGGGCCTGATCTGCACCCGGATCGTATCGGTCTTGTAACACTCGCCGTTGGCAGCGAATCCGATGGCGTAGTAAAAGCCGGGCCGGGTAAACGTGATCGTTCGTTGTCGACCCGCTACCGCACCGTTTACCAGCCAGACGTAGTTTGTTGCGGGCACTTTGAGATCGAGCGTTATACCCCGTTTGTTACAAATCACCGTATCCGGCCCCAGATTCATCTGCTGCGGAGTTTCCAGGATCGTCAACGTGTCTTTGATGAGCGTGTCTTTACAGATACCGCCCGAACTGGTCCGGGTGACGATGTGAAAACTGACGTAGTATTGGCCCGGTTGCTGGTAGGTATGCCGCTGGGGTTGCAGGGCCGTTGTCGACACGGGTACACTACCGTCGCCAAAGTTCCAGGTATAGGTTTCCTTTAGCTTGGGGCAGTTGGGGCTTCCCTGAAACACGGTTGGTTGCCGGGCACAGGTGTCGGAATACGTAAAGCCCGGACCGCTCGACTGGTCGTTGAAGTTCGACACAAGGTTCGGCAACCCAAGCTGACTGGTTTTGCCACCCAGCGATTGACCGGCTGGGTTGAATTGCAGGCTGTCAAGCAGGCCACCGTTCGGATTTTCAATCGTACCAAGATTCCGGCTGCCTTTGACAGCCACATAAATCCGCCCGTCCGGGCCGATCTGAATCGAGCCGTATTGCCGCGTCGTGCTACTGTCGACCACCGTTCGGGACTGGGTCAACAACGAATCCTTTTGTGTCAGGTCATACTTGACAACGTACGATGTTCCTTTCTGGCTACCGTCGCGGTTGGTATCAGCCAGCATGGTTACGTACAGGCTATTGCCATCAGGCGAAAACTCAACACCGTAGGCTTTGGGCGGAGCGTTGCCCAGCTGTAGCGTCCGGTTGAATGTCATCTTACCCGTCGAGTCGTTGAACGTATACAGATCGACGGAGTTTTTGGGCGGGCCGGGGATAACAACGGCCATCGGGCGATTGCCTTTGTTCGCGCTGCTCGTATCGGCCGGACCAATCTTCATATACCCTTCCGCCTGCGCCAGCGAATCGATTTTCTGTCCACCGCAGTAAGTCGTCACGATGGGGTTTTCAGCCGTGGTCAGGTGGCGAATCTCAAAACAGTTGGAATCAAATTTCCGGTTGACAACCCAGTACGTCGAATCGCGGTCGTTGCGTACTGACGCCGACTGTTCGGTGCCGTTCTGCGTAACCGGAACGTTCTTTTCGACAATTGCGCCCTTGCCACTGTTTTGCCGCATATCGACCACACTGTATGTCAATACTTTGTTGCCCCGAATCTCCGATGTGGTATATACGTAATACAAATATTCGCAGCCCCGGCAGGTCGGTTTGGGTACGATCAGGGCCGATTGCGTCGATCGGGTATTGCCACCCAATGGTATCGTAACGGCACTGGTGTCGCCCGGCACGAGCGACTTCATCGGGTTACCGTTCTTATCGTAGATCGTAATCCCGTCCGAATAAAACAGCAGCTGCCCTTTCGTATTGGCAATCGACGACGACCCCTCGATCGTACTCAGATTACCATCGGTGATTGGCTTGGGCGATCCGCCACCGCCGAAGTCCAGCCCCGCGTTCTGCCCGAAATACCACTTAACGCCCTGCGATTCTTTCTTTTCCCCGCAAACGTCGACGTTGATACGATCCTGGTACGTACACCCATTCGGATCGATGGCTTCGACCGAATAACAGCCAGAACTGTCAACTGAAATAGTCTGCGTCGTATCGCCTTTGGGGTACCACAGAAACCGCAGCCCCGACTGCGGTGGGCCGCTGGCGTAGGGATCGAGCGTAATTTTTTCGCCTTTACAGATAGTCGTGTCCGTTTTCCAGTTGGCAAACGACTGCGGCCGGTTATACACCGACACAATCCGCTCGGAGGTCGTCGTTACCGACGCGCTGGTGGTTCGGGTCAGCGTCACGGTGTATGTACCCGCCCGCTCGAAGACGTGCTGCACGGCCGAATCGCCGACGGCCGTTCTGGTTACGGCTGCGCTGCCGTCGCCAAAGTTCCAGACCCGACGGGTTATGCCCGTCCGCACACTATCCACAAACCGCATGGAATCGGCCTTACACTGCTGATCGGGCACACAGGCTTTTCCACTTATTTTTATTCCCTGCGCCTGGGCACCGCCAATGCCAAAAAACAGGCACAGCAGCCACACCATTCCCGCTAAACACGTATACTTCTTACCGACTTTCATGGAACTGGCTGCTACCAATGCTCACCCCGCACAATTTCGCTCCAAAACATATCAGACCGTGGGAGCACTACGTTACTATAAACGATGTTGGCGAACTAAAATTTTATCCGCCGTCCAACGGAAACGGCACCGTAAAATCCCCTAGTTTTAACGTCTATCTCCAATTATCTGTACCGTCTAACACGGAATAGTGTTGCAACCGCCAAGTTGGTCCAACTGTTGCTTTACGACTTGTTATGTTCAAGAAATACCTGCTTTTAGGACTGTTGCTATCGTTGGGTCGGCTGGCGCAGGCGCAGGATCCGCAGTTTACGCAGTTTTACGCAGCTCCACTTTACCTGAATCCGGCTTTCGCCGGTTCGGCTTACGCGCCCCGGCTGACGGCCAACTATCGAAATCAATGGCCAGCCATCACCAACTACGTAACGACAATGGTTGGGTTCGATCATTATTTCGATCGTATCAACAGTGGCGTTGGGCTGCTCATCAGCAACGACAATCAGGGGCAGGGCCGCATTCAGGCTACGGAGATTGGCCTGCAATACGCATACCAGTTTCAGGTTAGTGAGTCGTCGACCGTACGGCTTGGGTTGCAGGGTTCGTATGTTAACCGCAACATCAATTATTTCGGCCTGACGTTCGGCGATCAGTTCAGTGATCGGGGCTTCATTTCCGGCAGCAGCACGATCGATCCGGTGGCGCAGGGCGGTTTCCCAAAAAACAAATACCTCGACTTCTCGACGGGGGCGCTGGTCTTCTCCGACTGGTATTGGGTGGGGGTTTCGGCGCACCATATCAACCGCCCCGATCAGGGCTTTTTTGTCAATGGCCGGAGCCGGCTGCCAATGAAAGGAAGTATTCAGGCGGGGCTGCGGATTCCACTCAACGGTGTTACTGGTCTGTCCGACGAGCTGGACCGCGAAATCAGTATTTCGCCGGTGATTCTCTACAAGTTTCAGGGCAAATACGATCAGTTGGATGTCGGGGCTTACCTGACGTATTCGCCCATTACCGTCGGTGCGTACTACCGGGGGATTCCGTTCAAAAAGTACGATCAGACGATCAACAACAACGACGCGGTGGCGCTGCTGGCTGGCTACCGGGTCGATAAGTTTTCGATTGGCTATAGCTACGACGCTACTATTTCGTCGCTGGGAGCCAGCGGTGGTTCGCACGAACTGTCGCTATCGTACATCTTCGAGAAGCCCGAACGCCGTACCGGTGTCCGTCGGCGCGACAAAAAACTCCCCTGTCCGAAGTTTTGATGCTCGGGTTTAACGTTTGAGGTTCAATGTTAAAGGTTGCCATCCGGCGTCAACGAACAGACACGGATAGCAACCTTAAACTTTAGACCAAAAACCTTAAACCCCTCTAACCACCAGTTGCACGGTATATCGGCTTTTCTGCTCCAGCAACAGCCGCTTTCCGACCAGCACCCGGTCGATGGTGCTTTGGTCGTAGTAGCGAATCGTGACCAGTTCGAGCCCGTCGTTGTAGCTGACCCGGAAATCCTGCCGGAGCATGTCGAGTAGCGGAGTTACACGGGTCGGGTCGTTGTCGACGACGACGGTAAAGCTGATTGCAGTGTTCTGCATCAGGTTGATTTTCACCCCCGCCTGCGCAAACCGCCCGAAGATCCGGCTCAGGTTATCTTCCGCGATAAACGAGAAGTCTGTCGGGTGCAGCGAAATCATTAACTGATTTATTTTGAAGATGAACGAGGGTGTGGTCAGGTGCTGCCCCGTGTCGCCGATCATCGTACCCGGCGCATCCGAGTCGATAAACGAACGGACATACAGCGGAATATTCTTGTTCTGAAGGGGCTTGATAGTTTTCGGGTGGATAACCGTTGCCCCGTAATAGGCTAATTCGATGGCGTCCTGATACGTAATACGTTGCAGCAGTACGGTATCGTCAAACCATTTGGGATCGGCGTTGAGAACCCCCGGCACATCCTTCCAGATTGTCACGCTATCGGCGTTCAGGCAGTAGGCAACGATAGCCGCTGAATAATCGGACCCTTCGCGGCCCAGCGTCGTCGTCCGCCCATCAGTCGACTGCCCGATGAATCCCTGAATGATCGACACCTGCTGTTTGTCGATGGCCTCGCACACCCGCTTTTTTGTCTCCGTCCAATCGACGCGCCCCTCCCGAAACGTAACATCGGTGCGGATGAGTTGTCGGGCATCCAGCCACTGCGTCGGAACACCCGCACTTTGCAGGTGAGCCGCGACAACCTGCGTCGACAGGACTTCACCCAGCGATACAATCTGATCGTATACTTCATCGCGGCTACCGGTTGCGGGCTGCTGCGTCATCGATTCCAATAGCGCAATCGTTTGGTGGACTGGCGCGAAGTCTCCCGTCAGATCGGCCATGATTCCCTCGTGGTACGCCCGAATCTGCGCGTTTTTCGCCTGAATCGACGGCTTATCGTCTGCCAGCCATGCCCAGACCAGTTCTTCCAGCGCGTTAGTTGTTTTGCCCATCGCCGACACGATCACCGCCGACTTTGGTCCCTGCTCTTTCACAACCCGAGCCAGATTCCGCACGCCCGCAGCATCTTTCACCGACGCTCCACCAAACTTGAAAACTTTCATAGGTCAGAAATTTTAAAGAGCGAAGGAGTGAATGAGTGAAAGAGCGAAAGCCATACGGCAAACGCGCTCTTTCACTCATTCACTCCTTCGCTCTTCGTTTTAGACCGCTATCGCGCGGCCAGTATAGAGCAGTTCACGGACGGCATCAGCTATACCCGGCGCGTCGAATCCGCACTCACGCTGAAGCTCGATCTGTTCGCCGTGTTCAACGATGGCATCCGGGATACCCAGCCGCTTCACGCGGGCCATGTAGCCGTGATTTGCCATAAACTCAAGCACTGCGCTACCAAACCCGCCCATCAGGCAACCGTCTTCCACGGTCAGAACGCGGTCGAACCGGCTAAAAATCTGGTGCAACAGAGCTTCGTCGAGTGGCTTCACATAACGCATGTCGTAGTGCGCCGGACGGATACCTTCTTTCGCCAGCATCGCCGTTGCTTCGACGGCGTAATTGCCAATGTGCCCGATCGTCAGAATTGCTACGTCTTCGCCGTCACTAATCAACCGGCCTTTGCCAATTTCCTGCGCTTCCAGCGGTGTTTTCCAGTTCGGCATCGTTCCCTCACCGCGTGGGTAGCGAATTGTGAACGCCTGCTTCCCCTGCTGCACCAGGTCCGACTGCGCGGTGTACATCATATTGCGCAGCTCCTGCTCGTTCATCGGCGCGGCTACGATCATATTAGGTACACAGCGCATAAACGCGATGTCATACGCACCGTGGTGGGTTGGTCCGTCGGCACCGGCGAAACCGGCCCGGTCGAGGCAGAAAACAACCGGCAACTCCTGAATGCAAACGTCATGAATGACCTGATCGTAGGCCCGCTGCATGAACGTCGAATAGATATTGCAGAACACAACTTCACCCTGCGAGGCCAGTCCCGCCGAGAACGTAACGGCGTGCTGCTCGGCAATACCTACGTCGAACGCCCGCTTCGGCATCGCTTTCATCATGATATTCATCGACGAACCCGACGGCATAGCTGGCGTTACGCCCACGATATTCGGGTTCTGCTCAGCCAGTTCGACCAGCGTATTGCCGAACACATCCTGATACTTGGGCGGCTGCGGGGTATCGTAAACTTTCTTCTGGATAACGCCCGTCACCTTGTCGAACAAACCGGGCGCGTGCCACTTGGTCTGGTCTTTTTCGGCCGGGCCGTATCCTTTGCCCTTCACTGTCAGCACATGCAGCAGCTTGGGGCCGGGAATCTTCTTCAGATCATCGAGTACGCTAACCAGATGGTCGATGTCGTGCCCGTCGATCGGGCCAAAATACCGCAGGTTAAGCGACTCAAACAGGTTACTTTGGTTCAACACCGACGTTTTGATGCTCGATTCAACCTTCGATACGATTTCCTGCGCGCTCTTGCCGAACTTGCTCATCTTGCCGAGCAGGTTCCACACCTCGTCTTTCACCTTGTTATAGGTCTGCGAGGTCGTGATGTCGGTCAGGTATTCGCGCAATGCGCCCACGTTGGGGTCGATGCTCATGCAGTTGTCGTTGAGCACGATCAGCAGGTTGCTGTCGGTAGCCCCCGCGTGGTTCATGCCCTCGAAAGCTTCCCCGGCGGTCAGGGCACCGTCGCCGATAACCGCAATATGGTGCCGCTCGTCGTTACCCTGCAACTGCGAGGCTACAGCCATCCCAAGAGCCGCCGAAATCGACGTCGACGAGTGGCCCACGCCGAACGCGTCGTAGATGCTTTCCTTCCGCTTGGGAAAGCCCGACAGCCCTTTATAGAATCGGTTGGTATGAAATTTCTCCCGCCGGGCAGTGAGAATCTTGTGGCCGTATGCCTGATGGCCCACGTCCCAGATCAGCTTATCGTCGGGCGTGTTGAATACATAATGCAAGGCGACTGTCAGCTCTACCACCCCCAGACTTGCCCCGAAATGCCCACCGAAGACGGAAACGTCGTCGATGATGAACTGACGGAGTTCATCGGCAAGCTGAGACAAACGGGATTTATCGAGTTTGCGAAGGTCGTCGGGTGTGTTGATGGTGGCCAACAAGGGGCCGGGGGTAATCAGCATGATACGTGCCTGATAAGTATCTGTGTGACAAGAACAACCTGTTGGTTTACAATGTTCACCATGCCGGACACACCGGGTCGTTCAGGTAACGAAAGTAGCACAAATGTCGGGAATTTATAAATAAACGAAGCCCTCACCCGTCTGGATTTGCGCAGACAACGTGAGGGCTTATCTTTTTTCGATATTGGCTAACTGTTGCGCTGACTGGCCCGAAACAGTTTCTGCTTTTCCTCGCGGGTCAGGCTCTCGTAGCCGGAGCGGGAAATTTTATCCAGAATTGTGTCGACTTCGTCCTGATCGGGTGTGTTAACAGATGTGCTGCTGCTCCCCGCTGCGTAACTGGTAGCCGTTGTACCTGCGCTGCTGCGCTGCCGATACGACACGCGCACGGGTGGTTTGGGCCGAACCAGATTGCTCCACGACTCCATTACCCAGTAGATGGGCCGACCAATATCGGTACCGTTTTGCAGCAGCTTCACGTAAGCAAAGCCAAGAAAAGCTCCGCCCAGGTGGGCCAAATGACCACCTGCATTAGCTCCCGCTGTCTGGGCAAACGACAAGATGATAAAGAAGAACACAATGTATTTGATCCGCACCGCACCCAGCAGTAGCAGATGAAAGGTGTAGTTTGGCAGCAGAGTTGCCGCACCAACGGCTACCGCATACGCAGCCCCCGACGCACCCAGCATCAGCGCCGTATCAGACTGGCTCTGGAAGTACGGTACCGTGTTGTAAATGGCCAGATAAAGCAACCCACCGGCAACACCGCCCATAAAATATAGGCCAACGAGCCGTCTATTGCCCAGGTACTCATCGATCAGCCGCCCAAACCAGTACAAAAACAGCATGTTGTACAGGATATGGAAAATATCGTCGTGGGCGAAAAAATACGTAAACAGCGTCCAGGGCTTATAAAGAAACGCCTGTATGTTGCCGGGGATCATGATCTGCTGCCGAATCAGGTAATACATACCCTGATTCTCAGCCATCATAAACCCGATTTTTGCCAGTAGCAATAGCAAAAAGACAACTGTATTGACCAGTATGATCTGCACCAACGTATTGTTGGGCTTACTGAATTCGCTCCGAAAGTCATCAAACAAGCCGCTCATTCCTAGTAAAACGTTTTCCGTTGTGAATTCCAGTATTTAACCAGTATATACGCAAATAGCATTCCGCCAATGTGGGCAAAGTGGGCCACGTTATCGCCCGCCTGTTGATATAAGCCCGAGTAGATCTCAAATGCCCCGTAGAAAATAACGAAGTATTTCGCTTTGATCGGTATAGGCGGAAACAACAAAAATAGCTCAGTGTTCGGAAACAGTAACCCAAATGCCATTAATACTCCAAATATCGCGCCTGACGCGCCAACCATCGGTTGATCAACCTGCTGCCCAAATAGTTTGTTGACTATTCTGAGGCTTCCCTGCACATAATCCGGGTTAGTCGGCTGCGCCTGATAGCTATCGATAAACTGCGCCATCTGGTCGTAATAGGCTCCCGCGTGCTCCGTGATGAACGCCGAAAAACCATCGGGTGTTGGCGCAGCCCGGTAGTCGCGAACGGCTTCGTACACGGCCGACATTTCGTAATAATTAACTCCCGAAAACAGCAGAGCCGCCCCCAGTCCGCAGAAAAAGTAAAAAAACGTAAAGCGTTTCGGCCCCCAGTATCGCTCCAGCATCGGCCCAAACACGATCAGCCCGATCATGTTGCTGAAAATA is part of the Spirosoma rhododendri genome and encodes:
- a CDS encoding rhomboid family intramembrane serine protease translates to MSGLFDDFRSEFSKPNNTLVQIILVNTVVFLLLLLAKIGFMMAENQGMYYLIRQQIMIPGNIQAFLYKPWTLFTYFFAHDDIFHILYNMLFLYWFGRLIDEYLGNRRLVGLYFMGGVAGGLLYLAIYNTVPYFQSQSDTALMLGASGAAYAVAVGAATLLPNYTFHLLLLGAVRIKYIVFFFIILSFAQTAGANAGGHLAHLGGAFLGFAYVKLLQNGTDIGRPIYWVMESWSNLVRPKPPVRVSYRQRSSAGTTATSYAAGSSSTSVNTPDQDEVDTILDKISRSGYESLTREEKQKLFRASQRNS
- the dxs gene encoding 1-deoxy-D-xylulose-5-phosphate synthase produces the protein MLITPGPLLATINTPDDLRKLDKSRLSQLADELRQFIIDDVSVFGGHFGASLGVVELTVALHYVFNTPDDKLIWDVGHQAYGHKILTARREKFHTNRFYKGLSGFPKRKESIYDAFGVGHSSTSISAALGMAVASQLQGNDERHHIAVIGDGALTAGEAFEGMNHAGATDSNLLIVLNDNCMSIDPNVGALREYLTDITTSQTYNKVKDEVWNLLGKMSKFGKSAQEIVSKVESSIKTSVLNQSNLFESLNLRYFGPIDGHDIDHLVSVLDDLKKIPGPKLLHVLTVKGKGYGPAEKDQTKWHAPGLFDKVTGVIQKKVYDTPQPPKYQDVFGNTLVELAEQNPNIVGVTPAMPSGSSMNIMMKAMPKRAFDVGIAEQHAVTFSAGLASQGEVVFCNIYSTFMQRAYDQVIHDVCIQELPVVFCLDRAGFAGADGPTHHGAYDIAFMRCVPNMIVAAPMNEQELRNMMYTAQSDLVQQGKQAFTIRYPRGEGTMPNWKTPLEAQEIGKGRLISDGEDVAILTIGHIGNYAVEATAMLAKEGIRPAHYDMRYVKPLDEALLHQIFSRFDRVLTVEDGCLMGGFGSAVLEFMANHGYMARVKRLGIPDAIVEHGEQIELQRECGFDAPGIADAVRELLYTGRAIAV
- a CDS encoding rhomboid family intramembrane serine protease, encoding MFNITPVVRALLILNVIAYLITAVSPSVLELYGLHSFLSDLFNPIQLLTHMFLHGGFSHIFSNMIGLIVFGPMLERYWGPKRFTFFYFFCGLGAALLFSGVNYYEMSAVYEAVRDYRAAPTPDGFSAFITEHAGAYYDQMAQFIDSYQAQPTNPDYVQGSLRIVNKLFGQQVDQPMVGASGAIFGVLMAFGLLFPNTELFLLFPPIPIKAKYFVIFYGAFEIYSGLYQQAGDNVAHFAHIGGMLFAYILVKYWNSQRKTFY